Proteins found in one Acidobacteriota bacterium genomic segment:
- a CDS encoding DUF4159 domain-containing protein, translating into MTAPASSTAWSPVHPVDRLILCIALPSLPQFPAIGFPDHTLPPSPDACAARKLGYAQGAVARRVVLLVVAFLFTGLLAVGSAQWGWGVGEGNLPARFPPESMPDRGFTFCKLMYDQVRYEALGMGWSTDYPFAGINLMHRLEDLTSTEISTDNRGEPNHWVVRLTDPELFNCPFVMAADVGTIGLSGEEAAGLRDYLLKGGFLWVDDFWGPRAWDHWVSEISRVLPPAQYPIRDVPMDHPVFRALTHVEKVPQITSIQFWYRSGGRTTSERGRDSDVAHFRAITDKNDRFLVVMTHNTDVADAWERESDDPRFFEQFSPDGYGLGINVLLYSMSH; encoded by the coding sequence ATGACGGCTCCGGCCAGCAGCACGGCCTGGAGCCCGGTCCATCCCGTCGATCGGCTCATCTTGTGCATCGCTCTTCCGTCCCTTCCGCAGTTCCCCGCCATCGGGTTTCCAGATCATACGCTCCCGCCGTCCCCGGACGCGTGCGCCGCCCGAAAGCTGGGGTATGCTCAGGGTGCCGTGGCGCGTCGTGTTGTCCTGTTGGTCGTCGCGTTCCTCTTCACCGGCCTTCTCGCGGTCGGATCGGCGCAGTGGGGCTGGGGCGTGGGCGAGGGGAACCTGCCCGCCCGTTTTCCGCCCGAGTCGATGCCGGACCGGGGCTTCACCTTCTGCAAGTTGATGTACGACCAGGTGCGCTACGAAGCGCTCGGCATGGGGTGGTCGACCGACTACCCGTTCGCCGGCATCAACCTGATGCACCGGCTGGAAGATCTGACGTCGACCGAGATCAGCACCGACAACCGTGGCGAGCCTAACCACTGGGTCGTCCGGCTGACGGACCCCGAGCTGTTCAACTGTCCGTTCGTCATGGCGGCCGATGTCGGGACCATCGGCCTGAGCGGCGAGGAAGCGGCGGGCCTGCGCGACTATCTGCTCAAGGGCGGCTTCCTCTGGGTGGATGACTTCTGGGGTCCGCGCGCGTGGGACCATTGGGTGAGCGAGATCAGCCGCGTGCTCCCGCCGGCGCAGTACCCGATCCGCGACGTTCCGATGGACCACCCGGTATTCCGGGCGTTGACGCACGTGGAGAAGGTGCCGCAGATCACCTCCATCCAGTTCTGGTACCGCTCCGGCGGACGGACCACGTCCGAGCGCGGCCGCGACAGTGACGTCGCCCACTTCCGGGCAATCACGGACAAGAACGACCGCTTCCTGGTGGTGATGACGCACAACACGGATGTGGCGGACGCGTGGGAACGGGAGTCCGACGACCCGCGGTTCTTCGAACAGTTCTCGCCGGACGGCTACGGTCTCGGCATCAACGTCCTGCTCTACTCGATGAGCCACTGA
- a CDS encoding DUF547 domain-containing protein, protein MMKTVWRKDVAKKRRGRRLAGALIGAGLFAAACGAPVPEEIEGWDVSDEASVEQLDHGPWQEILDGYVATDGEGVNLFDYEGLQANAGDAAKLNAYLEYLQNLDPRDYSRAEQMAYWINFYNALTVKVVLDEYPVETIRDIHEGVVPYTGPWDDVHARVTGEDLTLNHMEHGILRPLWQEERIHYAVNCAAYGCPHLIDTAFTAANTEELLDAGARAYVNNFRGVDVVDEDFIVISSIYDWYAEDFGDTEESIMEHLRQHAEDELATFLEGFEGAIEYDYDWGLNAQNR, encoded by the coding sequence ATGATGAAGACAGTTTGGCGAAAGGACGTGGCGAAGAAACGGCGGGGGAGGCGGCTCGCGGGGGCGCTGATTGGCGCCGGCCTGTTCGCGGCGGCGTGCGGCGCGCCCGTGCCGGAGGAGATCGAGGGGTGGGACGTGAGCGACGAGGCCAGCGTCGAGCAACTCGACCACGGCCCGTGGCAGGAGATTCTGGACGGCTACGTCGCCACCGACGGAGAGGGCGTCAACCTCTTCGACTACGAGGGTCTGCAGGCGAACGCCGGGGACGCCGCGAAGCTGAACGCGTACCTGGAATACCTTCAGAACCTCGACCCGCGCGACTATTCGCGGGCGGAGCAGATGGCCTACTGGATCAACTTCTACAACGCGTTGACCGTCAAGGTCGTGCTCGACGAGTACCCGGTGGAGACCATCCGGGACATTCACGAAGGCGTGGTTCCGTACACCGGACCGTGGGACGACGTGCACGCGCGCGTCACCGGGGAGGACCTCACGCTGAACCACATGGAGCACGGAATCCTGCGTCCCCTCTGGCAGGAGGAACGGATCCACTACGCGGTGAACTGCGCCGCCTACGGCTGTCCGCACCTGATCGATACGGCGTTCACCGCCGCCAACACCGAGGAATTGCTCGACGCCGGAGCGCGCGCGTACGTCAACAATTTCCGCGGCGTCGACGTGGTGGACGAGGACTTCATCGTCATCTCGAGCATCTATGACTGGTACGCGGAAGACTTCGGCGACACCGAGGAGTCGATCATGGAGCATCTCCGCCAGCACGCCGAGGACGAACTGGCTACCTTCCTGGAAGGCTTCGAGGGGGCGATCGAGTACGACTACGACTGGGGTCTGAACGCGCAAAACCGCTAG